In Cervus elaphus chromosome 5, mCerEla1.1, whole genome shotgun sequence, the following proteins share a genomic window:
- the LOC122694355 gene encoding C-C motif chemokine 15-like isoform X3 has product MGRAEIQGSRREPGVLRLVHRLCTRKMKTSIAALPFLILAAQAAREDLVSNLKLELSRPNLDRHSLSHGAGFHRPTDCCTSYTQRNIRCVFMEGYIDTSSACSQPAVIFVTKKGQHVCADPNNERVQKCKSELRLGSAVEDLRSLLLERGRLERGPSAPSLLPHSPHWRALA; this is encoded by the exons GGCAGAGCTGAGATCCAGGGGAGTCGGAGAGAGCCCGGAGTCCTCAGGCTGGTCCACCGTCTGTGCACCAGGAAGATGAAGACCTCCATAGCTGCCCTCCCCTTCCTCATTCTCGCTGCCCAGGCTGCACGTG AAGACCTGGTGTCAAACCTGAAGCTTGAACTCTCAAGGCCAAACCTGGATCGACACTCATTGTCTCACGGAG CAGGCTTTCACCGGCCCACGGACTGCTGCACGTCTTACACCCAACGAAACATCCGATGTGTATTCATGGAAGGTTATATAGACACGAGCAGCGCGTGCTCCCAGCCAGCTGTCAT CTTCGTCACCAAGAAGGGGCAGCATGTCTGCGCTGATCCTAACAATGAGCGAGTTCAGAAATGCAAGTCGGAGCTGAGGCTGGGGTCAGCCGTAGAGGACCTGAGATCGCTATTGCTTGAGCGGGGGCGCCTGGAGCGGGGCCCCTCTGCTCCGTCTCTCTTGCCCCACAGTCCTCATTGGAGGGCCCTGGCctga
- the LOC122694355 gene encoding C-C motif chemokine 15-like isoform X1 — MKTSIAALPFLILAAQAAREDLVSNLKLELSRPNLDRHSLSHGGFHRPTDCCTSYTQRNIRCVFMEGYIDTSSACSQPAVIFVTKKGQHVCADPNNERVQKCKSELRLGSAVEDLRSLLLERGRLERGPSAPSLLPHSPHWRALA; from the exons ATGAAGACCTCCATAGCTGCCCTCCCCTTCCTCATTCTCGCTGCCCAGGCTGCACGTG AAGACCTGGTGTCAAACCTGAAGCTTGAACTCTCAAGGCCAAACCTGGATCGACACTCATTGTCTCACGGAG GCTTTCACCGGCCCACGGACTGCTGCACGTCTTACACCCAACGAAACATCCGATGTGTATTCATGGAAGGTTATATAGACACGAGCAGCGCGTGCTCCCAGCCAGCTGTCAT CTTCGTCACCAAGAAGGGGCAGCATGTCTGCGCTGATCCTAACAATGAGCGAGTTCAGAAATGCAAGTCGGAGCTGAGGCTGGGGTCAGCCGTAGAGGACCTGAGATCGCTATTGCTTGAGCGGGGGCGCCTGGAGCGGGGCCCCTCTGCTCCGTCTCTCTTGCCCCACAGTCCTCATTGGAGGGCCCTGGCctga